A single Hippopotamus amphibius kiboko isolate mHipAmp2 chromosome 5, mHipAmp2.hap2, whole genome shotgun sequence DNA region contains:
- the LOC130853688 gene encoding lys-63-specific deubiquitinase BRCC36-like, whose amino-acid sequence MAVQVVQAVHQESDAFLVCPNHALSTEKEEVMGLCIGELNDDPRSDPKFTYTGTEMRTVAEKVDTVRIVHIHSVIILRSSNKRKDQVEISPEQLSAASTEAERLAELTGRPMRVVGWYHSHPHITVWPSHVDVRTQAMYQMMDQGFVGLIFSCFIEDKNTKTGQELYTCFQSIQAQKSSEYERIEIPVHIVPHVAIRKVCLESAVELPKILCQEERDAYRRIHSLTHLDSVTKIHNGSVFTKNLCSQMSAVSGPLLQWLEDRLEQNQ is encoded by the coding sequence TTCCTAGTTTGTCCCAACCACGCTCTGAGtacagagaaggaggaggtgatGGGGCTGTGCATAGGGGAGTTGAATGATGACCCAAGGAGTGACCCCAAATTTACATATACTGGAACTGAAATGCGCACAGTTGCTGAAAAGGTTGACACTGTCAGAATTGTTCACATTCATTCTGTCATCATCTTGCGAAGTTCCAATAAGAGGAAGGATCAAGTGGAAATTTCTCCAGAGCAGCTGTCTGCAGCCTCGACAGAGGCAGAAAGGTTGGCTGAACTAACTGGTCGCCCCATGAGAGTTGTGGGCTGGTATCATTCCCATCCCCATATAACTGTTTGGCCTTCACACGTCGATGTTCGTACACAAGCCATGTACCAGATGATGGATCAGGGCTTTGTAGGacttatattttcctgtttcatagaagataaaaatacaaagactGGACAGGAGCTCTACACTTGCTTTCAATCTATACAGGCCCAAAAGAGCTCAGAGTATGAGAGAATTGAAATTCCAGTTCATATTGTGCCTCATGTGGCCATCAGGAAAGTGTGTCTGGAGTCGGCAGTTGAGCTGCCCAAGATCCTGTGCCAGGAGGAGCGGGACGCGTACCGGCGGATCCACAGCCTTACACATCTGGACTCAGTAACCAAGATCCATAATGGCTCAGTGTTTACCAAGAATCTGTGCAGTCAGATGTCAGCAGTCAGCGGGCCTCTACTACAGTGGTTGGAGGACAGACTGGAGCAAAACCAATAG